A region of Sulfurovum sp. DNA encodes the following proteins:
- the purQ gene encoding phosphoribosylformylglycinamidine synthase subunit PurQ: MKVAILRFPGTNCEFDTQYAFEKLGYSTELVWHKQESLSKDFDLVVVPGGFSYGDYLRSGSIACFSPIMKAVSKYAKSGGKVLGICNGFQILTEVGLLPGALKRNNNLHFISKHQTLYVENNNNAFLNQCDKGEVLNIPIAHADGNYYIDDEGIKKLESNGQVLLRYCDKAGNRVMVNGSVASIAGICNEKKNVFGLMPHPERALESILGSEDGIKMLKGFKV, encoded by the coding sequence ATGAAAGTAGCAATATTACGATTTCCTGGAACCAACTGCGAATTTGATACACAGTATGCGTTTGAAAAACTAGGATATAGCACCGAACTTGTTTGGCATAAACAGGAGAGTCTTTCTAAAGATTTTGACCTAGTGGTCGTACCTGGTGGGTTTTCTTATGGTGATTATCTACGTTCAGGATCTATTGCCTGTTTTTCTCCTATTATGAAGGCAGTATCAAAATATGCTAAAAGTGGTGGTAAGGTACTTGGTATTTGTAATGGATTTCAGATACTTACAGAGGTTGGGCTTCTTCCTGGGGCTTTGAAGCGAAATAATAATCTACATTTTATCTCTAAACATCAAACATTGTATGTTGAGAATAATAATAATGCTTTCTTGAATCAGTGTGATAAAGGCGAGGTGCTCAATATCCCTATTGCTCATGCAGATGGGAACTATTATATTGATGATGAAGGCATCAAGAAGCTCGAAAGTAATGGGCAGGTGTTGCTTCGATACTGCGATAAAGCAGGTAACCGAGTTATGGTAAATGGTTCTGTTGCTTCTATTGCTGGTATCTGTAATGAAAAAAAGAATGTCTTTGGTCTTATGCCACACCCAGAGCGTGCACTTGAATCTATTCTTGGGAGTGAAGATGGCATTAAAATGCTGAAAGGTTTTAAGGTCTGA
- a CDS encoding phosphoribosylaminoimidazolesuccinocarboxamide synthase, whose protein sequence is MNKKSLIYEGKAKKIWSTDNEKLYISEFKDDLTAFNGEKKSSEAGKGALNNKISTELFKFLNTKGVPTHFIEMLDGTHMLHKKAEVILIEVIVRNIATGSLSRNLGIEDGKVLPFALVEFDYKNDELGDPKLNDQHCLILELVNDAAELDFIRYWARRINELLKVFYEERGLILVDFKLEFGRDVDGNIMLIDELSPDNFRLWDSESGESMDKDRFRKGLGGLKVAYEEVLNRILRGNK, encoded by the coding sequence ATGAATAAAAAGTCACTTATATATGAAGGTAAGGCTAAAAAGATTTGGTCTACAGATAATGAAAAACTTTATATTTCTGAGTTTAAAGATGACTTAACAGCATTTAATGGAGAGAAGAAGTCAAGTGAAGCAGGAAAAGGGGCACTTAATAACAAAATATCTACCGAACTCTTTAAATTTCTTAATACTAAAGGGGTTCCAACACATTTTATTGAAATGCTTGATGGTACCCATATGCTACATAAAAAAGCCGAAGTGATTCTTATTGAGGTGATTGTACGCAATATTGCCACAGGAAGTCTCAGTCGTAATCTTGGTATTGAAGATGGAAAAGTACTTCCCTTTGCGCTGGTAGAATTTGATTATAAAAATGATGAACTAGGAGACCCTAAACTTAATGATCAGCATTGCCTTATTCTTGAATTGGTTAATGATGCGGCAGAGCTTGATTTTATCCGCTACTGGGCAAGGCGCATCAATGAGCTTCTTAAAGTATTTTATGAAGAGCGTGGGCTTATATTGGTTGATTTTAAACTTGAGTTTGGACGTGATGTAGATGGTAATATTATGCTTATTGATGAGCTCAGCCCAGATAATTTTAGACTTTGGGACAGTGAAAGTGGTGAGAGTATGGACAAAGATCGTTTTCGAAAAGGTCTTGGTGGACTCAAGGTGGCATACGAAGAGGTGCTTAACAGAATTTTAAGGGGAAACAAATAA
- a CDS encoding molybdopterin molybdotransferase MoeA produces the protein MIHFDESMALLEGLQIKKYKTKKCYLMDTLGYVLAEDIVAKHNSPELPTSGMDGYAIIYEDQAMGRLKITSINPAGSTLCSQVIGGTCIKTFTGSLMPEGADTLIPIENVEVEGNEIIIKEEVPQGFAVREVGENYAKGQKLIEMGTKIDFSHIGVLASLNIVHVLVYEKPIVSILSTGSELLDLGEVQINNSQIRSSNNYTIEAIVKKYDGHPMQLGCVGDDKASIKTVVSDALEKSDIVVTTGGVSVGDFDFVKDIIYELECEVIFKGVRVKPGQHIMVARKADKFIVALPGFAYSATVMALVYVVPLIEKLQRGKNPIKQVRAKLKEPFSKRTKKAEFTACNISLIQGEYYADFKGKKVGTSAILTNMLGNIGLIFTSENDTSKETGDEVTVLLLD, from the coding sequence ATGATACATTTTGATGAATCGATGGCATTACTTGAGGGTTTACAGATTAAAAAGTATAAGACTAAAAAATGCTATCTAATGGATACACTCGGTTATGTGTTAGCAGAAGATATTGTTGCCAAGCACAACTCTCCAGAACTTCCAACTTCAGGGATGGATGGATATGCGATTATATATGAAGATCAGGCAATGGGACGGCTTAAAATTACTAGCATAAATCCTGCTGGCTCAACACTATGTAGTCAGGTAATTGGTGGAACTTGTATTAAGACTTTTACAGGATCACTGATGCCAGAGGGTGCCGATACACTCATTCCTATTGAAAATGTAGAGGTAGAAGGTAATGAGATTATCATTAAAGAGGAGGTACCTCAAGGTTTTGCCGTACGTGAGGTAGGTGAGAATTATGCCAAAGGGCAGAAGCTCATTGAAATGGGCACCAAGATAGATTTTTCTCATATTGGTGTACTTGCTAGTTTGAATATTGTACACGTATTGGTTTATGAAAAGCCGATAGTTTCCATTCTCTCTACCGGATCCGAGCTACTTGATTTGGGTGAAGTACAGATAAATAATTCACAGATACGTTCATCGAATAACTATACTATTGAAGCAATTGTTAAGAAGTATGATGGGCATCCTATGCAGTTAGGATGTGTTGGTGATGACAAAGCAAGTATTAAAACAGTGGTTTCTGATGCGCTAGAGAAGAGTGATATTGTAGTGACTACTGGTGGGGTGAGTGTTGGAGACTTCGACTTTGTCAAGGATATTATCTATGAATTGGAGTGTGAAGTTATTTTCAAAGGGGTGCGTGTCAAGCCAGGTCAGCATATTATGGTAGCACGTAAAGCAGATAAGTTCATTGTGGCACTTCCTGGTTTTGCATACTCTGCAACAGTAATGGCACTGGTCTATGTGGTGCCACTGATTGAAAAGCTACAAAGAGGCAAAAACCCCATAAAGCAGGTAAGGGCTAAACTTAAAGAGCCATTTTCCAAACGTACAAAAAAGGCAGAGTTTACAGCTTGCAATATCTCACTTATACAAGGAGAGTATTATGCAGACTTCAAAGGAAAAAAGGTTGGCACATCTGCTATCTTAACCAATATGCTTGGTAATATTGGACTTATCTTTACCTCTGAGAATGATACTTCTAAAGAGACTGGAGATGAGGTGACTGTACTACTGCTAGATTAG
- a CDS encoding molybdenum cofactor biosynthesis protein MoaE produces MELYNGSLDVKEIFTRWLDEEARSNYGAFIPFIGTIRAENGIEALSFDIYEPVLKIWFDTWQERAKARGAIVKMAHAIGDVPIHSSSYIAAVFSPKRRVALDLIEKFVEDFKANAPIWKYDMKHGERIYAKDRSTPMDGAGLLG; encoded by the coding sequence ATGGAATTATATAATGGTTCTTTAGATGTTAAAGAGATTTTTACCAGATGGCTGGATGAAGAAGCCAGATCAAATTATGGTGCCTTTATTCCATTTATAGGAACAATACGTGCTGAAAATGGTATAGAAGCACTCAGTTTTGATATTTATGAACCCGTACTGAAAATATGGTTTGATACATGGCAAGAGAGAGCTAAAGCAAGAGGGGCAATAGTAAAGATGGCACATGCCATTGGGGATGTACCAATACATTCGTCTTCTTATATTGCAGCAGTATTTTCTCCTAAGCGACGTGTGGCATTGGATCTCATAGAAAAATTTGTTGAAGATTTCAAGGCTAACGCACCTATTTGGAAGTATGATATGAAGCATGGGGAACGTATCTATGCAAAAGATAGAAGTACACCGATGGATGGTGCAGGGCTACTGGGGTAA
- the gltX gene encoding glutamate--tRNA ligase, translating into MSTVTRFAPSPTGYLHIGGLRTALFSWLTARHNNGKFLLRIEDTDLSRNSKEALEAIIKAFEWAGLSYDGEVVYQSKRFDLYKKYIDRLLKENKAYKCYMTKEELDALRKAQTARKERPHYDGRYRDFSGTPPEGVEPVIRIKAPQEGMITFDDGIKGDIEIAATEVDDFIIARADGTPTYNFVVAIDDALMGLTDVIRGDDHLYNTPKQIVVYNALGFELPRFYHVAMINNEQGKKLSKRDGATDVMEYKIQGFLPEALLNFLVRLGWSHGDQEIFSLEEMIQLFDPQNINKSASSYNLDKLLWLNAHYIKEASDEKLIGLLKEFGVDLEDNKNASIILHATKERSKTLVELAEQIKLILNAPTGYDSKAVKKAFKEGTKEILTDFMTMLQTWQKPLYLPSDYHEVLESIVTKKDIGFGKIGMPLRVALVGALTGAGVDEMMAILGVDATIKRIEAFLQTR; encoded by the coding sequence ATGTCGACAGTAACACGTTTTGCTCCTTCTCCCACAGGGTATCTACATATTGGTGGACTGAGAACAGCACTTTTTTCTTGGTTAACTGCTAGACACAACAATGGAAAATTTTTACTTCGCATTGAAGATACAGATCTTTCTCGAAACTCCAAAGAGGCACTTGAAGCAATTATTAAGGCATTTGAGTGGGCAGGGTTGAGCTATGATGGTGAAGTGGTCTATCAGTCCAAGCGTTTTGACCTTTATAAAAAGTATATTGATCGGCTTCTTAAAGAGAATAAAGCCTACAAGTGTTATATGACCAAAGAGGAGCTTGATGCACTTCGCAAAGCACAGACAGCACGCAAAGAACGTCCACATTATGATGGTCGCTATCGTGATTTTAGTGGTACGCCTCCTGAGGGAGTTGAACCAGTCATCCGTATTAAAGCACCGCAAGAGGGCATGATTACTTTTGATGATGGTATCAAGGGAGATATTGAGATCGCTGCTACGGAGGTAGATGATTTCATTATTGCTCGTGCAGACGGTACACCGACATATAATTTCGTTGTCGCCATTGATGATGCATTGATGGGTTTGACTGACGTAATCCGTGGTGACGACCATCTCTATAATACCCCTAAGCAGATTGTGGTGTATAATGCATTGGGTTTTGAGCTTCCTCGATTTTATCATGTGGCAATGATTAACAACGAGCAAGGAAAAAAACTCTCCAAACGTGATGGTGCAACTGATGTGATGGAGTATAAAATACAAGGTTTCTTACCAGAAGCACTCCTTAATTTTTTGGTACGTCTAGGGTGGAGCCATGGTGATCAGGAGATCTTCTCTTTGGAGGAGATGATACAACTTTTTGACCCTCAAAATATTAATAAATCTGCCTCAAGCTATAATCTCGATAAGCTCTTGTGGCTTAACGCACATTATATCAAAGAGGCATCAGATGAAAAGCTTATAGGTTTGCTCAAAGAGTTTGGAGTAGACCTAGAGGACAATAAAAATGCCTCTATCATTTTACATGCGACCAAAGAGCGAAGCAAGACATTGGTTGAGTTGGCAGAGCAGATTAAGTTGATTTTGAATGCACCAACAGGGTATGATTCTAAGGCAGTTAAAAAAGCTTTCAAGGAAGGGACAAAAGAGATATTAACAGACTTTATGACAATGCTTCAAACATGGCAAAAACCACTGTACTTGCCAAGTGATTATCATGAAGTGCTTGAGTCGATTGTAACTAAGAAAGATATTGGTTTTGGGAAGATTGGTATGCCGCTTCGTGTGGCACTTGTTGGCGCACTAACAGGTGCAGGGGTTGATGAGATGATGGCAATACTTGGGGTTGATGCAACAATTAAGCGTATTGAAGCATTTTTGCAAACAAGATAA
- a CDS encoding S41 family peptidase: protein MIKKNKKIIVLGLVVTLAFTYLSGSSLSTKETKKSTAKEKLESYIKFTQILNVIEREYVDDINTTALINKALKGLMTNLDAHSTFMDTKSYKNLTVQTKGEFGGLGISVGMKDGALTVIAPLDGTPAMKAGVKAGDIILKIDDKATIGMNIDEAVQLMRGKPGTDITLTVIRKKESRPLKIKITRGIIKIDSVYAKTIEGASGILYLHIVSFDQKVVKSVKKAIQEHNNTKGIILDLRNNPGGLLDQATGLVDMFVEKGVIVSQKGKSKHENIKYKAHRESTDTKTPIVTLVNSGSASASEIVSGALQDFNRSVIVGEKTFGKGSVQVVIPVGKKEALKLTIARYYLPSGRTIQNKGVTPDIIVHFGKIEYVKDLIRFKEKDLKKHLEVELEKIDGKKQSKKSDDTTVAEDQNMTKYKKYITEKMVYSDTQLKSAIDILKALIVAQKGK, encoded by the coding sequence ATGATTAAAAAAAATAAAAAAATAATTGTTTTGGGTCTTGTTGTTACCTTAGCTTTTACCTATCTTTCCGGCTCTTCCCTTTCAACAAAAGAGACAAAAAAATCTACCGCAAAAGAGAAACTTGAATCCTATATTAAATTTACTCAAATTCTAAATGTTATTGAAAGAGAGTATGTGGATGATATTAATACCACAGCACTTATCAACAAAGCACTTAAGGGGCTTATGACAAACCTTGATGCTCACTCAACTTTTATGGATACCAAGTCTTATAAAAATTTAACCGTTCAAACCAAAGGTGAATTTGGTGGATTAGGCATCTCTGTAGGCATGAAGGATGGTGCGCTGACAGTCATTGCACCACTTGATGGTACACCTGCTATGAAAGCGGGTGTTAAAGCAGGTGATATTATTCTCAAGATCGATGACAAGGCAACTATTGGTATGAATATCGATGAGGCAGTTCAGTTAATGCGTGGAAAACCAGGAACGGATATTACACTCACTGTCATACGCAAAAAAGAGTCTAGACCACTTAAGATTAAAATTACCAGAGGCATTATTAAGATTGATTCAGTTTATGCCAAAACCATCGAAGGTGCTAGTGGGATACTCTATTTGCATATAGTATCTTTTGATCAAAAAGTAGTCAAGAGTGTTAAAAAGGCAATTCAAGAGCACAACAATACTAAAGGGATTATTCTTGATTTGCGCAATAACCCAGGAGGGCTACTTGATCAGGCAACTGGTTTGGTTGATATGTTTGTTGAAAAAGGTGTTATTGTGAGCCAAAAAGGTAAAAGCAAACATGAAAATATTAAATACAAAGCACATAGAGAGAGTACTGACACCAAAACACCTATTGTAACACTTGTTAATAGTGGTTCTGCTTCAGCAAGTGAGATTGTCTCTGGTGCATTACAGGATTTTAACCGTTCTGTTATTGTTGGAGAGAAGACTTTTGGTAAAGGGTCGGTACAGGTTGTTATACCTGTAGGCAAGAAAGAAGCACTTAAATTAACCATAGCACGCTACTATCTCCCAAGTGGACGCACCATTCAAAACAAAGGTGTTACACCTGATATTATTGTTCATTTTGGTAAAATAGAGTATGTCAAAGACCTAATACGCTTTAAAGAGAAAGACCTTAAGAAGCATCTTGAGGTTGAGTTGGAAAAAATAGATGGTAAAAAGCAGAGTAAAAAAAGTGATGATACTACTGTAGCTGAAGATCAAAATATGACTAAATATAAAAAATATATTACAGAAAAAATGGTCTATAGTGATACGCAGCTTAAAAGTGCCATTGATATTCTTAAAGCACTTATTGTTGCACAAAAAGGGAAATAG
- a CDS encoding helix-turn-helix domain-containing protein, which yields MMQTMTETIEKLKDIISETKIGSKVFDKDVANALNIPQATFATMKKRNAIPYEEILEFCALKKISANWLFFDQAVDMLKEQTEKYFRVRYFADIRASAGGGAEVFDENYETIAIDKKIMHNMVGLGNTELEAIHVDGESMEPTLQDGSIVFIDRAQTNINKDGIFIAATTAGLFIKRIRQRADGMVELISDNKAYSPEVLSPDEVVIVGKVVGNIESL from the coding sequence ATGATGCAGACTATGACAGAGACTATAGAAAAACTAAAAGATATTATTTCTGAAACCAAGATAGGCAGCAAGGTGTTTGATAAAGATGTTGCCAATGCACTCAATATTCCACAAGCAACCTTTGCAACAATGAAGAAACGAAATGCTATTCCTTATGAGGAGATACTTGAATTTTGTGCACTTAAAAAGATCTCTGCCAATTGGCTCTTTTTTGATCAAGCGGTTGACATGCTCAAGGAGCAGACAGAGAAGTATTTTAGGGTACGCTATTTTGCAGACATCCGTGCAAGTGCTGGAGGGGGAGCTGAAGTATTTGATGAGAACTATGAGACTATTGCTATCGATAAGAAAATTATGCATAATATGGTAGGATTGGGAAATACTGAACTTGAGGCAATACATGTTGATGGCGAATCGATGGAGCCTACCCTTCAAGATGGAAGTATTGTTTTTATTGATCGTGCCCAAACCAATATCAACAAAGATGGTATCTTTATTGCTGCAACTACAGCTGGACTCTTCATTAAGCGTATCCGCCAAAGAGCCGACGGTATGGTAGAATTAATCTCTGACAATAAAGCATATTCACCTGAAGTGCTTTCTCCTGATGAGGTGGTGATTGTGGGAAAAGTAGTTGGAAATATTGAGAGTCTGTAA
- a CDS encoding DUF309 domain-containing protein has protein sequence MSLANNDLEEILQTYLILMDTEKYFEAHEVLEEAWHLLRFHKDPLANLAKGLINGAIAFEHLKRNKERAVARAQRVIVSYERHKHLCVEGIEYFMLFAKACKKIEILKKKYMLHGV, from the coding sequence ATGTCGTTAGCCAATAATGATCTTGAAGAGATACTTCAGACATATTTGATATTGATGGATACTGAAAAGTATTTTGAGGCACATGAGGTGCTAGAGGAAGCATGGCATTTGCTACGGTTTCACAAAGACCCCCTTGCCAATCTTGCTAAAGGGCTCATCAATGGGGCAATTGCATTTGAACATTTGAAACGCAATAAAGAGAGAGCAGTTGCACGTGCACAACGGGTAATTGTCTCTTATGAGCGCCATAAACATTTGTGCGTGGAAGGGATAGAATATTTTATGCTTTTTGCTAAGGCATGCAAAAAGATTGAAATATTAAAAAAGAAATATATGTTACATGGCGTATAA
- a CDS encoding MoaD/ThiS family protein: MVTIEFLGPIKKPSVEIEAKTLLDVAKQLKEDKEIQEWLPQCAVALNDTMVNDLSIPLKNGDRISILPPVCGG; this comes from the coding sequence GTGGTAACAATAGAGTTTCTCGGACCCATTAAAAAGCCCTCTGTAGAGATTGAAGCCAAAACACTTTTAGATGTAGCAAAACAACTGAAGGAAGATAAGGAGATTCAAGAATGGTTACCGCAATGTGCTGTAGCATTAAATGATACCATGGTGAATGATCTTTCCATACCATTGAAAAATGGAGACAGAATTTCCATCCTTCCCCCTGTTTGTGGCGGATAA
- the purS gene encoding phosphoribosylformylglycinamidine synthase subunit PurS has product MTTAIVNIFLKEGVLDPQGKATHHALDSLGFKGVKDVRIGKQIILQLETDDKSEAKAKVKEMCEMLLANTVIEDYTIEMK; this is encoded by the coding sequence ATGACAACAGCAATTGTAAATATATTTTTAAAAGAAGGTGTATTGGATCCCCAAGGAAAAGCAACACATCATGCACTTGATTCACTTGGCTTTAAGGGTGTAAAAGATGTACGCATAGGAAAGCAGATTATTCTGCAGCTTGAAACAGATGACAAGAGTGAAGCCAAAGCCAAAGTTAAAGAGATGTGTGAGATGTTGCTTGCAAATACAGTGATTGAAGACTATACTATTGAGATGAAGTAA